The Prunus persica cultivar Lovell chromosome G7, Prunus_persica_NCBIv2, whole genome shotgun sequence genome has a segment encoding these proteins:
- the LOC18771773 gene encoding salicylic acid-binding protein 2: protein MLMRRKMEHMKNKSLLFCLLLICLAKICTSSPSPPPPNYPQNRTQTSPSGKKHFVLIHGAGLGAWSWYKVATLLKDSGHNVTALDLGASGINPIQIQQLRSISQYVEPLTKLMVSLPPKERIILVGHSMNGAVISIFMERFPEKIAAAVYVTAFMSGPTLNYSTILTEVNKRLDYLDTQYGYDNGTNNPPTSFLVGPKALALKFYQLSSAQDKTLVFSLIRFSPLFNYDVIKLTKEKYGSVRRVFVVSGQDRAIVLDVQNYIIRNNPPDEVKVISDSDHVVMISRPLKLFFHLQNIAEKYS from the exons ATGTTAATGAGAAGGAAAATGGAGCACATGAAAAACAAGTCTCTTCTCTTTTGTCTCTTACTTATTTGCTTGGCAAAAATTTGTACCTCATCGCCATCTCCACCTCCTCCTAATTACCCTCAAAACCGAACCCAAACTAGCCCAAGTGGGAAGAAGCATTTTGTGTTGATTCATGGAGCTGGTCTTGGAGCATGGTCTTGGTATAAGgtggcaactttactcaaagATTCAGGCCACAATGTCACAGCCCTAGACTTGGGAGCATCTGGGATCAACCCAATTCAGATACAACAACTTCGTTCGATCTCGCAATATGTCGAGCCATTGACAAAGCTCATGGTGTCTCTTCCACCAAAGGAGAGGATCATCCTCGTTGGTCACAGCATGAATGGGGCAGTCATATCTATTTTCATGGAGAGATTTCCTGAGAAAATTGCTGCTGCAGTGTACGTCACGGCTTTCATGTCTGGTCCTACTCTCAATTACTCGACTATATTGACAGAG GTTAATAAAAGATTGGACTATTTGGACACTCAATATGGATACGATAATGGGACCAACAACCCTCCAACCTCCTTTCTTGTAGGGCCCAAGGCCTTGGCATTGAAGTTTTACCAGCTCTCCTCAGCACAG GATAAAACGCTAGTGTTCTCTTTGATAAGATTTTCTCCTCTCTTCAATTATGATGTAATAAAGCTCACCAAGGAGAAATATGGATCGGTTCGTAGAGTATTCGTTGTGTCTGGGCAAGACCGGGCAATAGTGTTGGATGTGCAGAATTACATTATCAGGAACAATCCACCAGATGAAGTGAAAGTGATTAGCGATTCTGATCACGTGGTCATGATCTCTAGACCATTGAAGCTCTTCTTCCACCTCCAAAACATTGCTGAGAAATATTCTTAG
- the LOC18770153 gene encoding salicylic acid-binding protein 2, whose protein sequence is MHYSTGQEKRARFVQNMENMRVKHLVSFLLFLSLTRICTPSPNPDANQKHFVLVHGAGHGAWCWYKVSTLLTSIGHNVTALDLAASGVNPKQVQQLHSLSDYVEPLMRFMKSLPPKERVILVGHSMGGAAISIAMEKFPEKIYIAVFATALMPGPALNYSNLSSQILNSVDFMDSQFRYDRGPNNPPTATLIGPKLLSSSMYQLSPPEDLTLALSLVRFSPLFSDDIKLTKEKYGSVRRVFIGCDQDHVITEKLQMLMINKNPPNEVIWINGSDHMVMFSRPLELFSYLKEVAQS, encoded by the exons ATGCATTATAGCACAGGCCAAGAAAAGAGAGCGAGGTTTGTACAAAACATGGAGAATATGAGAGTGAAGCATTTGGtgtctttccttttatttcttaGCTTGACCAGAATCTGCACCCCATCTCCAAACCCAGATGCAAACCAGAAGCATTTTGTGCTGGTTCATGGAGCTGGTCATGGGGCATGGTGCTGGTACAAGGTCTCAACTCTACTCACCTCAATTGGTCATAATGTTACAGCTCTAGACCTAGCAGCATCTGGGGTCAACCCAAAGCAAGTTCAACAACTTCATTCTCTCTCGGATTACGTTGAGCCATTGATGAGATTCATGAAGTCTCTCCCGCCAAAGGAGAGGGTCATCCTTGTGGGCCACAGCATGGGTGGGGCAGCCATATCCATTGCCATGGAGAAATTCCCTGAGAAGATTTATATTGCAGTATTTGCCACCGCTTTAATGCCTGGTCCTGCTCTCAACTACTCAAATCTGTCATCTCAG aTTTTAAACAGTGTGGATTTTATGGACAGTCAGTTTAGATATGATCGGGGACCCAACAATCCTCCTACGGCCACGCTTATTGGGCCAAAGTTATTGTCGTCGTCAATGTACCAACTCTCACCACCAGAG GATTTAACACTAGCATTGTCCTTGGTGAGattctctcctctctttagTGATGATATAAAACTCACTAAAGAGAAATATGGATCGGTTCGTAGAGTATTCATCGGGTGCGACCAAGACCATGTAATAACTGAGAAATTGCAAATGTTGATGATCAATAAGAATCCGCCGAATGAAGTCATATGGATCAATGGTTCTGATCACATGGTGATGTTCTCTAGACCGCTTGAGCTGTTCTCCTACCTCAAGGAGGTTGCTCAGAGTTAG